A portion of the Candidatus Roseilinea sp. genome contains these proteins:
- a CDS encoding glycosyl transferase has product MNTPSLPAVLAVNKFHYRFSGVETYHLGLIDLLEQRGHRVAAFAMRHPRNEPSPWARFFVSQVDYADPRPSARLRAAARALYSLEARRKLGALLAEFRPDIAHLQHIYRQLSPSVLDVLAAHDVPVVQTVHDYWMVCPSRQLYLYSRQEMCYRCKGGKFHQAARHRCVQYGWLASALAALEAYLARWMRIYQRRVKLFVVPSEFLRQKLIEGGIPAERTLRLPYFIAAVQYSPTFEGQGVLYLGRLEVEKGPTVLIESARALSNVSFQIAGSGRLEVMLRRRAAQLGNVRFMGQLTPEGARRALQTARLVVLPSTCHDVAPLVLLEAFASGKPVVASAVGGIPEIVRHGETGLLVPPNDAAALAEAIAALYHDPARCAAMGRAARDYVARAHDPQRHYEALMAIYQAAREGRPAPTLEPAYPYGG; this is encoded by the coding sequence ATGAACACGCCATCGCTGCCGGCCGTGCTGGCCGTGAATAAGTTCCATTACCGCTTCAGCGGGGTAGAGACCTACCATTTGGGCCTGATAGACCTATTGGAGCAGCGCGGGCACCGCGTAGCGGCGTTTGCGATGCGCCACCCGCGCAACGAGCCTTCGCCCTGGGCGCGCTTCTTCGTCAGCCAGGTGGATTATGCCGATCCGCGCCCGTCGGCGCGGCTGCGCGCGGCGGCGCGCGCCTTGTATTCGCTCGAGGCGCGCCGCAAGCTGGGCGCGCTGTTGGCCGAATTTCGGCCTGATATAGCCCACCTGCAACATATTTATCGTCAACTGTCGCCTTCTGTATTGGATGTGTTGGCAGCCCATGATGTGCCTGTGGTGCAGACGGTGCATGACTACTGGATGGTCTGCCCAAGCCGGCAGCTATACCTCTATTCTCGCCAGGAGATGTGCTATCGCTGTAAGGGGGGGAAATTCCATCAGGCAGCCCGCCATCGCTGTGTGCAATATGGGTGGCTTGCCAGCGCTCTGGCTGCGCTGGAGGCTTATTTGGCGCGCTGGATGCGCATTTATCAGCGACGCGTGAAACTCTTCGTTGTACCGTCTGAGTTCCTGCGCCAAAAACTGATTGAGGGGGGCATTCCTGCGGAGCGCACGCTGCGGCTGCCGTATTTCATCGCTGCAGTGCAGTACTCGCCGACATTTGAGGGCCAAGGCGTACTCTATTTGGGCCGATTGGAGGTAGAGAAAGGCCCTACCGTGCTGATCGAGAGCGCGCGTGCGCTGTCGAATGTCTCCTTTCAGATAGCCGGTTCAGGGCGATTGGAGGTAATGCTACGTCGGCGCGCGGCGCAGTTGGGCAATGTGCGCTTTATGGGTCAGCTCACTCCAGAGGGCGCGCGTCGGGCTTTGCAAACAGCGCGCCTGGTGGTGTTACCCTCCACTTGTCACGATGTTGCGCCGTTGGTGTTATTGGAGGCGTTTGCCAGCGGCAAGCCGGTGGTGGCCTCGGCGGTGGGGGGCATCCCGGAGATCGTGCGCCATGGCGAGACGGGGCTGCTCGTCCCGCCTAATGATGCGGCGGCGCTGGCCGAGGCCATCGCCGCTTTGTATCACGATCCGGCGCGTTGCGCGGCGATGGGGCGCGCGGCGCGGGATTACGTGGCCCGCGCGCATGACCCGCAGCGCCACTACGAGGCGCTGATGGCGATCTACCAGGCGGCGCGGGAAGGGCGCCCGGCCCCGACGCTTGAGCCGGCGTATCCTTATGGCGGTTGA
- a CDS encoding glycosyl transferase, protein MAVDLRPTLLPERVRVGAAAVTPLRLEALLTWLAERLASHQQCAVLYVNAHAVVLAETDADFRRALAAAEVVFCDGVGVWLAARWLGAPLPERFTPPDWVDRLGRLCAAHGRSVFMLGGTHDAVSRAAAALRKRVPELEVHVHHGYFDKSGPENERVIAAINAAQPGALLVGFGMPAQELWITAHRARLNATLILAVGGMFDYLGGSKPRGPRWLTDHGFEWLWRLATEPRRLWRRYVLGLPRFAWIVLKQKKRAGAKN, encoded by the coding sequence ATGGCGGTTGATCTTCGACCGACACTGCTGCCCGAGCGGGTGCGTGTGGGCGCTGCGGCGGTGACGCCGCTGCGTCTCGAGGCGTTGCTCACCTGGCTGGCCGAACGGCTGGCATCGCATCAGCAATGCGCTGTGCTGTACGTGAATGCACATGCGGTGGTGCTGGCCGAGACGGACGCCGATTTTCGCCGCGCGTTGGCGGCAGCCGAAGTGGTGTTTTGCGATGGTGTGGGGGTGTGGCTGGCGGCCCGTTGGCTGGGCGCGCCGCTGCCCGAACGCTTCACCCCGCCCGATTGGGTGGATCGGCTGGGGCGGCTCTGCGCGGCGCATGGCCGGTCGGTGTTTATGCTGGGTGGGACCCACGACGCCGTGTCGCGCGCTGCGGCAGCCCTGCGCAAGCGTGTGCCGGAGCTTGAGGTGCATGTTCATCATGGTTACTTCGATAAAAGCGGCCCGGAGAACGAGCGGGTGATTGCCGCGATTAACGCTGCGCAGCCTGGCGCGTTGCTGGTGGGGTTTGGCATGCCGGCGCAAGAGCTATGGATCACGGCGCACCGCGCGCGATTGAATGCCACGCTCATCTTGGCCGTGGGGGGCATGTTCGACTATTTGGGTGGATCAAAGCCACGCGGCCCGCGCTGGTTGACCGACCACGGCTTTGAATGGCTGTGGCGGTTGGCTACCGAGCCGCGCCGGTTGTGGCGGCGCTATGTGCTGGGCCTGCCGCGCTTTGCCTGGATTGTGCTCAAGCAAAAAAAACGAGCGGGGGCAAAGAATTGA
- a CDS encoding glycosyl transferase has translation MRILAITRTYRVTGGADSYALAVQAALEARGHVVIPFAARHPANRPTPWARYFPPDLGFSHYGARDKLRALVRALSGGPAVRALGRLLEATPVDVAHVHTTFHQVMPPAAFALLRRRGVPVVMTVHDYKLVCPTYWQYVADEDVICRRCGGRRFYHAALRGCTGRGLGGFLKGVLLALEAYWARWTGAYNSVACFICPSQAMRDQLMTYGLAEHRVCQLPYLVAPATGQDLGLTEEDPRLLLFVGRLVPEKGALWLAQALAGGPWQLVIVGDGPQRAAIEALAGQFPNLRCVGWAGPAAVQVWMRRATALIVPSLWPENSPMVIYEACALGLPVIAAQVGGIPELVRDGENGLLFARGDAEGLRACLHRLANEAGLRARLSAGAQAHAAEWSPEHHLERLLSIYEHAIAAGRAGRE, from the coding sequence ATGCGCATTTTGGCCATCACCCGCACCTACCGCGTTACCGGCGGAGCCGACAGCTACGCCCTGGCCGTGCAGGCGGCGCTGGAGGCGCGCGGGCATGTGGTCATCCCGTTTGCGGCGCGGCATCCGGCCAACCGCCCCACGCCCTGGGCGCGCTATTTCCCGCCCGATCTGGGGTTCAGCCATTACGGCGCGCGTGACAAGCTGCGCGCGCTGGTGCGCGCGCTGAGCGGCGGCCCGGCGGTGCGCGCGCTGGGCCGATTGCTTGAGGCGACGCCCGTAGATGTGGCGCACGTCCACACCACTTTTCATCAGGTGATGCCGCCGGCGGCGTTTGCCCTGCTGCGCCGGCGTGGCGTGCCTGTGGTGATGACCGTCCACGACTATAAGCTGGTGTGTCCCACTTATTGGCAGTATGTGGCCGATGAAGATGTCATCTGTCGGCGTTGCGGCGGACGGCGCTTTTACCATGCCGCGCTGCGCGGCTGCACTGGCCGCGGCCTGGGCGGTTTTTTGAAGGGCGTGCTGCTCGCGCTCGAGGCGTATTGGGCGCGCTGGACGGGCGCCTACAACAGTGTGGCCTGCTTCATCTGTCCCAGCCAAGCCATGCGCGATCAGCTTATGACTTACGGTTTGGCCGAACATCGAGTGTGCCAGTTGCCCTACTTGGTGGCGCCGGCAACCGGTCAAGACTTAGGCTTGACCGAAGAAGACCCCCGCTTGTTGCTCTTCGTGGGTCGGCTGGTGCCGGAGAAGGGCGCGCTGTGGCTGGCGCAGGCGCTGGCGGGCGGCCCCTGGCAATTGGTGATCGTGGGCGACGGCCCTCAGCGCGCGGCCATCGAGGCGTTGGCGGGGCAGTTCCCCAACCTGCGCTGCGTGGGATGGGCGGGGCCTGCGGCGGTGCAAGTCTGGATGCGCCGCGCGACCGCCCTGATCGTGCCCTCGCTGTGGCCGGAAAATTCGCCGATGGTGATCTACGAAGCCTGTGCGCTGGGGCTGCCGGTGATCGCCGCTCAAGTAGGCGGCATCCCGGAGCTGGTGCGCGACGGCGAGAACGGACTGTTGTTCGCGCGCGGCGACGCCGAAGGGCTGCGCGCTTGTTTACACCGTCTGGCTAATGAAGCGGGGCTACGCGCGCGGCTGAGCGCGGGCGCGCAGGCGCATGCCGCCGAGTGGAGCCCAGAGCATCATCTGGAGCGCCTGCTGAGCATTTATGAACACGCCATCGCTGCCGGCCGTGCTGGCCGTGAATAA
- the argC gene encoding N-acetyl-gamma-glutamyl-phosphate reductase: protein MIKAGIFGATGYTGAELVRWLARHRHARVVFAHSESHAGAKLSDVMPCPFDLTLVPADDAPLDEVDIVFSCLPHGASAEVCKRALDAGRRVVDFSADFRLRDAATYAEWYKHAHPHPELLAEAVYGLPEVYRRDIANAPLVANPGCYPTSIILGLLPLLELGALADPVIIADSKSGVSGAGRKPTQATHFVEVNESLAPYNIGHVHRHVPEIEQELNAAWQGEDWRFETEDSISNPPSPISVIFSPHLLPISRGILSMIYVRLTPEAARQDWHAIFAQRYAGEPFVRVLPKGQIATIAHAAHTNYAVLSVHPVAGMPDRLQIVSCIDNLVKGASGQAVQNMNVMFGLDECEGLR from the coding sequence ATGATCAAGGCGGGAATCTTCGGGGCGACCGGCTACACCGGCGCGGAACTGGTCAGATGGCTGGCGCGGCATCGCCACGCGCGCGTCGTCTTCGCGCACAGCGAAAGCCACGCCGGCGCGAAGCTGAGCGACGTGATGCCTTGCCCGTTCGACTTGACCCTCGTTCCGGCAGACGACGCGCCGCTGGATGAAGTGGACATCGTGTTCTCGTGCCTGCCGCATGGCGCCAGCGCCGAGGTGTGTAAGCGCGCGCTGGACGCTGGCCGGCGGGTTGTGGACTTCTCGGCGGACTTCCGACTGCGCGACGCCGCAACCTACGCCGAGTGGTATAAACATGCTCACCCGCATCCCGAATTGCTGGCCGAGGCCGTCTACGGCTTGCCCGAGGTCTATCGGCGCGACATCGCCAACGCGCCACTGGTGGCCAACCCCGGCTGCTATCCCACCAGCATCATCCTCGGCCTGTTGCCGTTGTTAGAGCTGGGCGCATTAGCCGATCCGGTGATCATCGCCGACAGCAAAAGCGGCGTGAGCGGCGCAGGGCGCAAGCCAACCCAGGCGACCCATTTCGTCGAAGTGAACGAATCGCTCGCGCCGTACAACATCGGCCATGTGCACCGCCACGTGCCGGAGATCGAGCAGGAGTTGAACGCTGCCTGGCAAGGTGAAGATTGGAGATTTGAGACCGAAGATTCAATCTCTAATCCCCCATCTCCCATCTCCGTGATCTTCTCCCCTCACCTCTTGCCGATCTCGCGCGGCATATTGAGCATGATCTACGTCCGGCTCACGCCAGAGGCGGCGCGGCAGGACTGGCACGCGATCTTCGCGCAGCGCTACGCGGGCGAGCCGTTCGTGCGCGTGCTGCCCAAGGGGCAGATTGCGACGATCGCCCACGCCGCGCACACGAACTACGCCGTGCTGTCGGTGCATCCGGTCGCCGGCATGCCCGATCGCTTGCAAATCGTCTCTTGTATAGATAACCTGGTGAAGGGCGCAAGCGGCCAGGCCGTGCAGAACATGAACGTGATGTTCGGCCTGGATGAATGCGAGGGGTTGCGATGA
- a CDS encoding hypothetical protein (possible pseudo, frameshifted), which translates to MTVPGATPILRRKFGYTWAAEWSPDGSKVLFSSNVEGFAQIYVVDLDGTSPQPLTEPTANSFFASWSPDGRRIAFTSDRSGEGDNEIFVMNSDGSAAQQITNNAFDDAAPSWSPDGRLIAYHSYAQGVMNIYLYDLSSRQSRPLTKESLPLRFPHWTPDGRYVLATQEVVVDAQFDAVVIDAGTGQIVQRIPNAQWLRAYLSQGRPSSK; encoded by the coding sequence GTGACGGTACCCGGAGCCACCCCGATCCTCAGGCGTAAGTTCGGTTATACCTGGGCTGCAGAGTGGTCCCCCGATGGCAGCAAGGTGCTTTTCTCTTCGAACGTCGAGGGGTTCGCTCAAATTTACGTGGTTGATCTCGATGGTACATCGCCGCAGCCGCTGACTGAACCTACTGCCAATAGCTTTTTTGCAAGTTGGTCGCCCGACGGTCGGCGCATTGCCTTTACCTCGGATCGCAGTGGAGAGGGCGATAACGAAATCTTTGTGATGAACAGTGACGGCAGTGCAGCGCAGCAGATCACAAATAATGCCTTTGACGATGCGGCGCCGAGCTGGTCGCCCGATGGTCGCTTGATCGCGTATCATTCTTATGCTCAGGGGGTAATGAACATCTACCTCTACGATTTGTCAAGCCGCCAGTCGCGTCCGCTCACTAAAGAATCCCTGCCGCTGCGCTTCCCACACTGGACGCCCGATGGGCGATACGTGCTTGCTACGCAAGAGGTTGTGGTTGACGCGCAGTTTGATGCCGTGGTCATTGACGCTGGCACCGGCCAAATCGTGCAGCGCATCCCCAATGCGCAATGGCTGCGTGCTTATCTGAGCCAGGGTAGACCATCGAGTAAATGA